Genomic DNA from Setaria italica strain Yugu1 chromosome V, Setaria_italica_v2.0, whole genome shotgun sequence:
AGACCTGACAGTTTCTAATACAAGAGGGTATAGAGGTTCCCTAAGTAATCTGCATTTTTGATCCGTGGAAATGTCGTTTGATTTTGATATGACGTTGCTTGTATTTGCGAACTATGATCTATGGCATTTCAATTATTAAACATTGGTTTTCAATTGAACTTCAGGCTGTCTGCAATGTCTTCAAGGAATGGGATGAACAACCCACAAGCTTGCTTTTTCATGCAAATGCTGTTGTTGATAGACCGGTTCATGTTGATGATTCAAGTGTTGATCTCAAAGTCACGttagagaaggctgaaggctgCAGTGGCACTAACAGTATTGCTACCAGGTAAGTTTATATTGTAAAAGTAAAATGTTTTAAAATGAACTGCAACTATGATGATGTATGTGATTTtaatatatgtatatacatatataggtTCTGTGCTGATGATATGGATGGCGCGCATCGACTCAGAGGAATCTTTAGCTGGTGTGTGGATATTGTCCGCTGCGTGCCGGTGGGAGGCTGTCGACTGGAGTTAGTCTGAGAACTTTGCAACTTGAAGCTGTGTCTGCACCTCGGACCTGTTTGCTCCAATGACAGGCAGTCTGTCAAGAAACAGTTGCTGTTGGTGCAGTGTAGAGATTAGTGGATTGACTCGAATATCTTTGTAGTTGTGCCCCGGTAACCCTTGTAgtgtttctgaattctgatactATGTTGGTGCCGATTCAGTATAGGGATTGACACGTTCTGTCCCTTATTGGGATCCCTTCTGTAACTGTAAATGTCAAATTTGCCTTTTGTCCTGCAATGCCAGGAGCTATGTCACATTGATGCCAAATAGTTTTTGTATAGTTGAATGATAAAGCATAGATCAGTGCCTTACATTGATTTAAGTTTACTGCTTGCAGTTGCATTATAACCTTGCACATTGTTTTTTATTGTTTGCTCGACTGACGGATGCCATGGGAGtctatcttttctttttattattattgttgTTGAAAGACCCGGACAGTTGCCGGCATGCCATGGGAGTCTATCCCGCGAAGGATCAGCTCCCGGGCATAATTGCTAAAGGTCGCTAAAGCGTGTAGAAGCAGACATGAAAATGCTGCCGTCTTCTTGACAGTCAACGCATGCGTTTCCACCATTGCAATTCCCGTTCCGAGATCGATCGGTTGCTGCGCTGACACCGTAAAGATAGGCTCTGTTTGCAAAGGGTCAATTAGATGATCCAAACGTCCCCTGCCTGCACCAATCACATCTACGAACCTATCCCGAATCACAAAGCCCCATCAATATGCTAGTACCGCAGCCTTACTTCCTTGATCCTCTTCTCTTACTGTATTTTATTTCTCCCATTCTAGCAGAGCCAAAACAAAGCAACTGCTTCAAGCTGTCAGTTTCAGAACAAATTGCGCTACTTCTTTTGGAGGCCGAAGATTACATTCCTGTTCTGGCAATAGCCCTGCACGGTGTAGTTTGCTGGATGCCTTTGGTATTGTGTTAGGGGTATTCGATTGGGTCAGGTTATGGGCTTTTGTCTCAACAGGGCCGGAGCCTACAGGCCGAACATTACAattgtctctcttttttttatggCTAGGCAAACAACAAATGAATCAAAACAACTACAAGACCTCACCGGGTGGCTGGATTGGGACGCCAGCACGCACCGAACTTATCTCAAACAACTTCTCTAGCTGTTCGAATTAGAACATCAACATGAGTCGCATACCgatcggttggattgggacatcaatgcGACCGGACCTCTCGACTCAGCCATACCACACTCCTTGTTGATCAGCGTGTGTTGGTGCACGTTAGTCCTCTCTGCTAGGTTTGTGACATCAATGGAAACTGAGGTTGGCGGACATGTAACGTAGAACACGGAGAAACGTATAAAGTGTGAAAACGAAGAGGGATGAAAAGAGTTCCTGTTGCAGACAAATTCATTTGCCCTTTGGTCCAATAGACATTGGGCGTGTATTTCCCCGTGCATCAAATTGAGTTCGGATTCGGATCGTTATGCGGCCAAATTTGTTTATAAGACTTTATATAAAGTAAGTACAATCCGTGtcaattatttcaaaaaaaaaggtacaaTCCGTGTCGTAGTAAGTCGTAACCTTGTAGGTTGAAGCATCTAATAACTTGGAAATACCGGGATATTCAATCCAATAACGCAGTTCTGTTACGAACAATCAGTAGACCAGTACGTCGAGTTTGACTGCGGAGAAGCAACATCGTCAATGTCGAGCGACGACGGCCAGATGGCCGGTCCTCCGCCGGCGCTCGTCGTCGACTGGGCCGACCTGCCCACTGATCTCCTGGCACGCGTGTGCGAGCTCCTCAGCGCCGTCCCCGGCCGCATATGCTTCCGCGCCGTGTGCCACTCGTGGAAGGCAGCCGCCGACGACCTCCAGGACCAACGCGCGGCGCCGAggatgccgccgccgtgggTGGTCATCCCCCACGGCTCCGGCTGCACCGACGCCTTCACGCTCCTCTCCGTCCCGACCATGCAGGCCTTCCGCTGGACGCCGCCGGGGGGAGCGGGGCTCCGCTGCgtcggcgccagcggcgggtgGATCGCCGGCGCGTACATCGACGGCGACTACGCCATCCGGTTCTCGCTGCTGAACCCGCTCACGGGCGCGCGCGTCGACGTGCCGGCCGCCTTGGGCTGGGCCCGCGTGCCAGCGTGCTACGGTAGCCAGGAGGAGGAGATCTCGCTGTGCAACACTGTCCACAAGGTGGCCTTCTCGCCCAGCCCCACCGAGCACGACTTCGCCGTCGCGGTAGTGACCCGCACCcaccgcccggccggcggcaaAGCCGTAGTGTTCACCAGGGCCGCCTGCGGCGGCTGGTGCGCACTCGCCGGTCTCGGCTGCTTGGAACCCGGCGGCCACTACAAGAGGCGCGTGCTGGACGTCGCGTACCACGGCGGCAAGTTCTACTACATGACCATGCGCGGCGACGTGTGGGTGATCGACATGGCCGCGCCgtccccctcgccggcgccgctcgcCACGTTCGCCGCGCCCACGATGCCTCCCGGCCTCGTCTACGGCCGCAAACACCTCGCCTTCGCCGGGGACGGCGCGCTCCACGTGGTGTGCAGCTTGATCGAGCGGTGCTACTCCACGCCGCCTGCCGTGCACATGCTCGTGCAACGTTACGACCCGAGCTGCGCGGAGCAAGggtcatcgtcgtcgccgtggGCTCAGGCGACCTGCCTGCGCGGCTATTCCTTCCTCATCGGCGACCTAAACCAGACGCTGTCCGTTCGcgtggacggcgacgacggagcATGGCTGAGGCCTGACTCCGTGTACTTCACCAACATCCCGCTCTGCTCTCTTTTCGCAGAATCAACGCGGTGCAGCGAAGGCGGCGCATGGGTATTCAACTTGGCCACCGGCGACATTAGGCGGCCGACGACGGGGGAGGGCAGGTGCAGGAATTACGAGGCGGAGGGGGACTGGGGTTTGGAATCTAACAAGTGCGTTTGGATTATGCCTTCCATGCGATGATGCATGCAAGTCCCGCCGATAATTAGTaattatagattttttttgttttttgaggTTTAAAGTTTTTCTACGCAGACATTAGCTATATTTAGGtatatagaaaaattatatacTTAGagaaatcaaaacgacctactaTTAAAGCATAGCTCCATTGGCAGAGGTAGAGCTGGGAATTACACTTAGAGGGATAAAGGCAAGCCAAAACATCTCGAGAGATAATAGATTTGTTTGGGATAATGTCTACGATGGTTGTGATAGTTAAAATTGGACAATTAGAAGACTaattacaagaaaaaaaatattatttgaagGCTAAATGAATAGTAATTAGCCTAAATAATTAGTGATTAGTTTAAATAAATGATGATTTAGTAAATAGTAACCTTGGTTACATGGATCGTAAGGGGGCAAGGCCCCTGCCAGGCCCCTTGGCTCCGCCCCCGTCCATTGGTCATGTCCACGTGAGACTCAACATGGACGCTCGTGATGTGACCATCCATAATAGCTAGGAGGTATATATATAAGTATGGTATACAATATGCATTCATACATTTACAAAGGTACATCTACATTTGAACTATGTTTTAAAATACGTAttatattttaaattttttaaaggGTGATGCTTATAGGTGAGACTTAAATTTCTCCCTCACGAACTCAATATACCAATCTATGAGGGGAAAAAATCTAGATTTTTGAATGAAATCATGCGCAGGACGTAAACGATCGTTCAAGGATATTTTTGTGCCCAACCTACCGCCAGCCCCATCAGCTTCATCCAACAGCACGCTGCTGACCTCACCGCCCACGCCCTCCCACACCCTGAGCCCCACAACCCTGCCGACGGGGAAGGGCAACATTAGATGTAGGCGAGCCGTTGCCAGACCTCGCAACCGA
This window encodes:
- the LOC101763413 gene encoding uncharacterized protein LOC101763413 produces the protein MSSDDGQMAGPPPALVVDWADLPTDLLARVCELLSAVPGRICFRAVCHSWKAAADDLQDQRAAPRMPPPWVVIPHGSGCTDAFTLLSVPTMQAFRWTPPGGAGLRCVGASGGWIAGAYIDGDYAIRFSLLNPLTGARVDVPAALGWARVPACYGSQEEEISLCNTVHKVAFSPSPTEHDFAVAVVTRTHRPAGGKAVVFTRAACGGWCALAGLGCLEPGGHYKRRVLDVAYHGGKFYYMTMRGDVWVIDMAAPSPSPAPLATFAAPTMPPGLVYGRKHLAFAGDGALHVVCSLIERCYSTPPAVHMLVQRYDPSCAEQGSSSSPWAQATCLRGYSFLIGDLNQTLSVRVDGDDGAWLRPDSVYFTNIPLCSLFAESTRCSEGGAWVFNLATGDIRRPTTGEGRCRNYEAEGDWGLESNKCVWIMPSMR